A genomic segment from Roseibium algicola encodes:
- a CDS encoding flagellin N-terminal helical domain-containing protein: protein MSSLMTNASAMTALQTLRNTSANLAETQNRISTGYRVAGAEDNAAYWSIATTMRSDNMALSAVEDSLGLGAATVDVMYTAMDSTVDVMNEIKAKLVAARTPGVDRGKIQSDINELQNQLKSTAESAVFNGENWLSSDVTTVTSKEIVSSFTRVGGAVSVLTTTVDITATQLYDTTGGGTGILDRALTNGNVVDTIDISALTDSAADLTTLEGMISDVDEALGLITDSATLLGSTKKRVDLQKDFVSALIDSIDRGVGQLVDADMNKESTRLQALQTQQQLGIQALSIANQGSQNILSLFR from the coding sequence ATGTCTAGCTTGATGACGAACGCTTCCGCAATGACCGCTCTGCAGACTCTGCGGAACACCAGCGCCAACCTGGCAGAGACGCAGAACCGCATCTCCACCGGTTATCGCGTTGCCGGCGCGGAAGACAACGCTGCCTACTGGTCCATCGCAACCACCATGCGTTCTGACAACATGGCTCTTAGCGCCGTTGAAGACTCTCTGGGTCTGGGTGCTGCGACCGTCGACGTCATGTACACTGCTATGGACAGCACTGTTGATGTCATGAACGAAATCAAAGCCAAGCTTGTTGCTGCCCGTACTCCGGGTGTCGACCGCGGCAAGATCCAGTCCGACATCAACGAACTGCAGAACCAGCTTAAGTCGACTGCCGAATCCGCTGTTTTCAACGGTGAAAACTGGCTGTCTTCCGACGTGACCACCGTTACATCGAAAGAAATCGTCAGCTCCTTCACCCGCGTCGGTGGTGCGGTTTCCGTTCTGACGACCACGGTTGATATCACCGCTACCCAGCTCTATGACACCACTGGTGGTGGTACCGGTATCCTCGATCGTGCTCTGACGAACGGTAACGTTGTCGACACCATCGACATCTCCGCTCTGACGGACAGCGCTGCCGACCTGACCACTCTGGAAGGCATGATCTCGGATGTCGACGAAGCTCTGGGCCTCATCACAGACTCCGCAACCCTGCTCGGTTCCACCAAGAAGCGCGTTGATCTGCAGAAGGACTTCGTGTCCGCTCTGATCGACTCGATCGACCGTGGTGTCGGCCAGCTCGTGGATGCTGACATGAACAAAGAATCGACCCGCCTCCAGGCTCTGCAGACTCAGCAGCAGCTCGGTATCCAGGCTCTGTCGATCGCCAACCAGGGTTCGCAGAACATTCTGTCCCTGTTCCGTTAA
- the flgH gene encoding flagellar basal body L-ring protein FlgH: MRAFVISLGAAMLTGCAGQLEDVGRAPEMSPVGYGLAVQQPAAYPLSTFGQGTVKDYNSLWASGRDNFFADPRAKKVGDVLTVTIQINDRANMDNSSDRRRTSDIGWGGTMDYDWDGIGHGGSGNLGVDSGSGSAGSGSIDRSEEIQLSVAAVVTDRLPNGNLVISGSQEMRVNFEMRILQIAGIVRPRDIQANNTIPYDKIAEARVSYGGRGRITEVQQPAWGQQIYDIVTPF; this comes from the coding sequence ATGCGCGCTTTTGTGATCTCCCTAGGAGCTGCGATGCTGACCGGCTGTGCCGGGCAGCTGGAAGACGTTGGTCGCGCACCGGAGATGTCTCCGGTCGGGTACGGCCTTGCCGTTCAACAGCCGGCAGCTTATCCGCTGAGCACTTTCGGGCAGGGCACGGTCAAGGACTACAACTCCTTGTGGGCCAGCGGTCGCGACAATTTCTTTGCAGACCCGCGTGCGAAGAAGGTCGGTGATGTGCTGACAGTAACCATCCAGATCAATGACCGCGCGAACATGGACAACAGTTCGGATCGCCGCCGCACTTCCGATATCGGTTGGGGTGGCACCATGGATTACGACTGGGATGGCATCGGGCATGGTGGCAGCGGCAATCTTGGCGTTGATTCCGGCTCCGGTTCCGCGGGTTCCGGCTCTATCGATCGGTCGGAAGAAATCCAGCTGTCCGTTGCCGCCGTCGTCACGGACCGGCTGCCGAATGGCAACCTGGTGATCTCCGGCTCGCAGGAAATGCGCGTCAACTTCGAGATGCGCATCCTGCAAATCGCCGGGATCGTACGTCCGCGGGACATTCAGGCCAACAACACCATTCCTTACGACAAGATTGCCGAAGCGCGGGTCTCCTATGGTGGCCGCGGCAGGATCACCGAGGTTCAGCAACCGGCCTGGGGGCAGCAGATCTACGACATCGTGACGCCCTTCTGA
- the flgG gene encoding flagellar basal-body rod protein FlgG, which translates to MKALAIAATGMSAQQTNVEVVANNIANMNTTSFKRSQAEFSDLLYQAERLQGVPNRGGEDPVPEGAQLGLGVRTAGIRKLHAQGSLTNTGNQFDVALDGRGWFEITGPDDETLFTRAGSFNKNADGRLVTIDGYAVEPAIIIPQETIEVVVNESGQVYAKVDGEMTPRELGQLTLSNFANDVGLEPVGGNLFRETEASGTPVTGVAGDPGFGVVRQGYLESSNVDPVKEITALISAQRGYEMNSKVMKAADEMAGTVTNGIR; encoded by the coding sequence ATGAAAGCCCTTGCTATCGCCGCGACCGGCATGAGCGCCCAGCAGACGAATGTCGAAGTGGTCGCCAACAACATCGCCAACATGAACACCACGTCCTTCAAACGTTCGCAGGCGGAATTCTCAGACCTGCTCTATCAGGCAGAGCGCCTGCAGGGCGTGCCGAACCGGGGTGGTGAAGATCCTGTACCGGAAGGTGCTCAGCTTGGTCTGGGCGTTCGTACCGCCGGGATCCGCAAACTCCATGCCCAAGGCTCGCTGACCAACACCGGCAACCAGTTCGATGTTGCGCTCGATGGGCGGGGATGGTTCGAAATTACCGGTCCTGATGACGAAACACTGTTTACCCGAGCCGGTTCGTTCAACAAGAATGCAGACGGCAGACTGGTGACCATTGACGGCTATGCCGTCGAACCGGCGATCATCATTCCGCAAGAAACCATTGAAGTTGTCGTCAATGAATCGGGTCAGGTCTATGCCAAGGTCGATGGCGAGATGACGCCTCGTGAACTTGGACAGCTGACGCTTTCCAATTTTGCCAACGATGTCGGTCTGGAACCAGTGGGTGGCAACCTTTTCCGTGAAACCGAGGCGTCTGGCACGCCTGTTACCGGTGTTGCGGGTGATCCGGGTTTCGGCGTGGTTCGCCAGGGGTATCTGGAAAGCTCCAACGTTGATCCGGTAAAGGAAATCACTGCCTTGATCAGCGCTCAGCGCGGCTATGAAATGAACTCCAAGGTCATGAAAGCCGCCGACGAGATGGCCGGTACCGTCACCAACGGCATTCGCTAA
- the fliF gene encoding flagellar basal-body MS-ring/collar protein FliF: MPGREHAEKLWANLMELGVRRLVALALIGLATIATVGAGAYYLSRPEQTVLYTGLDGEDVTRIGSALRDAGIPFDINSEGTAVMVSHAQTAKARMLLAEKGLPRGANSGYELFDELGSLGLTSFMQEVTRVRALEGELARTIQLMKGIRAARVHIVLPEKGSFRRDQQPPSASVVIRSDVPDDVRTADAIRHLVAAGVPGMQADKVTVLDTSGGILAAGQDPTKASAGQLASLETAVSSRIQENIRKTLTPYLGLDNFEVSVAAELNTDRKTIAETIFDPDSRTERSIRTIRENENAQNSSVSAPTTVEQNLPEEDVSADNGERSSEENERREETVNYEISSKRIETSQDGYRVDRLSIAVLVDKSRLAQSLGGEPTQAQLDEQLTEIEALVASSAGIEKERGDLVKVAVVDFIDGGRAMEPIPPISITEYLMRQSGNIINALAILTVSMLVIWFGLRPAVAALVPQMAKPQVEMAELGMLPETAEGTAEAVDGDQTFLMPPDHSDMLQDLNSRRNKSALRKLESLLEFNEEQSAAILRQWLYESERI; the protein is encoded by the coding sequence ATGCCGGGCCGTGAACACGCCGAAAAACTATGGGCAAACCTGATGGAACTGGGAGTGCGCAGACTTGTCGCGCTCGCCTTGATCGGGCTCGCTACAATCGCGACCGTCGGCGCGGGAGCATATTACTTGAGCCGACCGGAACAGACCGTCCTCTATACGGGTCTCGACGGTGAAGACGTCACTCGCATCGGTTCCGCGCTGCGGGACGCCGGCATTCCTTTCGACATCAATTCGGAAGGCACCGCCGTCATGGTGAGCCATGCGCAGACAGCCAAGGCGCGCATGCTTCTGGCCGAAAAGGGTCTCCCGCGTGGAGCCAACTCCGGCTACGAGCTCTTCGACGAGTTGGGGTCGCTTGGGTTGACCTCCTTCATGCAGGAAGTGACACGGGTGCGAGCGCTTGAAGGTGAGCTTGCCCGAACCATCCAGCTCATGAAGGGGATCCGGGCAGCGCGCGTTCATATCGTGTTGCCAGAGAAAGGATCTTTCAGGCGCGATCAGCAGCCGCCGTCGGCATCTGTCGTCATCCGTTCCGATGTGCCAGACGATGTACGAACCGCCGATGCCATCCGCCACCTGGTTGCTGCCGGTGTTCCGGGCATGCAAGCCGACAAGGTTACAGTGCTCGACACGTCCGGTGGTATCCTGGCGGCCGGCCAGGATCCGACCAAGGCCTCCGCAGGCCAGCTTGCCAGCCTCGAGACGGCTGTCAGCAGCCGGATCCAGGAAAACATTCGCAAGACCCTGACGCCATATCTTGGCCTGGACAACTTCGAGGTCAGTGTCGCCGCGGAGCTGAACACGGACCGCAAGACGATTGCCGAGACGATTTTCGATCCGGACTCGCGGACCGAGCGCTCAATCCGGACCATTCGCGAAAACGAGAACGCTCAGAACTCCAGCGTCTCGGCACCGACAACGGTCGAGCAGAACCTTCCTGAAGAGGATGTGTCCGCGGACAACGGTGAGCGTTCCAGCGAAGAAAACGAGCGGCGCGAGGAAACCGTTAATTACGAGATCTCCTCCAAACGCATCGAGACGTCTCAGGATGGCTATCGTGTCGACCGTCTGTCCATTGCGGTTCTGGTTGATAAGTCCCGTCTTGCGCAGTCTCTTGGCGGCGAACCGACCCAGGCTCAACTGGATGAACAGCTGACGGAAATCGAAGCACTGGTTGCTTCTTCTGCGGGGATTGAAAAAGAACGGGGAGACCTGGTCAAGGTTGCTGTCGTCGACTTCATTGACGGCGGCCGGGCCATGGAGCCGATCCCGCCGATCAGCATCACCGAATATCTGATGCGCCAGTCCGGCAACATCATCAATGCGCTCGCAATCCTGACCGTGTCGATGCTGGTGATCTGGTTCGGTCTGCGGCCTGCCGTGGCTGCCCTGGTGCCGCAAATGGCCAAGCCGCAGGTCGAAATGGCCGAACTCGGAATGCTGCCGGAGACTGCGGAAGGGACTGCAGAAGCAGTCGACGGGGATCAGACCTTCCTGATGCCGCCGGATCATTCCGACATGCTGCAGGACCTCAACAGCCGGCGCAACAAGTCCGCGCTCCGGAAGCTGGAATCCTTGCTGGAGTTCAACGAGGAACAGTCTGCCGCGATCCTGCGCCAGTGGCTCTATGAATCGGAGCGCATCTAA
- the flgA gene encoding flagellar basal body P-ring formation chaperone FlgA, protein MTIRSLFLVLVMIFSTGAAKAAGGIDLPVPRQTIPAGTEITHQDLIERSFPTRTAQQFAVSTNRGQLVGMVARRTLLPGQPVPINSVEKPVLVRRGEPARLVFREQGLVIIMQVEALQNGGAGNFVRVRNVDSGLVVSGRVQEDGTIRVEN, encoded by the coding sequence ATGACGATCCGATCCCTTTTCCTGGTGCTGGTCATGATCTTCAGCACCGGGGCAGCGAAAGCAGCCGGAGGCATAGATCTGCCGGTTCCGCGCCAGACCATACCGGCTGGAACCGAAATCACTCACCAGGATCTGATCGAACGGTCGTTTCCAACGAGGACAGCGCAGCAATTCGCGGTGTCTACCAACAGGGGCCAACTGGTTGGCATGGTTGCACGGCGTACGTTGCTTCCAGGACAGCCGGTACCGATCAATTCGGTCGAAAAGCCGGTCCTTGTTCGTCGTGGTGAGCCGGCGCGACTGGTTTTCCGTGAGCAGGGGCTGGTGATCATCATGCAGGTGGAAGCTCTTCAGAACGGCGGAGCCGGCAACTTCGTACGCGTACGCAATGTCGATAGCGGTCTGGTTGTTTCCGGGCGGGTTCAAGAAGACGGCACCATACGTGTGGAGAACTGA
- the fliP gene encoding flagellar type III secretion system pore protein FliP (The bacterial flagellar biogenesis protein FliP forms a type III secretion system (T3SS)-type pore required for flagellar assembly.) — MSRLLVAGLVLVAMTGAAAAQVPDLSALLPAGEGSASGRIIQMIALLTVLSLAPGILIMVTSFTRFVIAFSFLRSGIGLQTTPGNLILISLALFMTFYVMAPTFDKAWEQGVQPLMNNEISEEEAYVRITTPFRDFMLSQVREEDLVLFDDLAAGRVTENEAASAEEVELRVLIPAFMISELRRGFEIGFLIALPFLVIDMIVATITMSMGMMMLPPTIISLPFKALFFVLIDGWNLLVGSLVRSFL; from the coding sequence ATGAGCCGTCTTCTTGTTGCCGGCCTTGTACTGGTCGCGATGACGGGGGCTGCGGCTGCCCAGGTGCCGGATCTTTCTGCGTTGCTACCTGCAGGAGAGGGCAGTGCCAGCGGCCGCATCATCCAGATGATTGCACTCTTGACGGTGCTTTCTCTGGCTCCGGGCATCCTGATCATGGTGACGAGCTTCACCCGTTTCGTGATCGCTTTCTCGTTCCTGAGGTCCGGTATAGGTCTTCAAACAACACCGGGTAACCTGATCCTCATTTCGCTGGCCCTCTTCATGACTTTTTACGTCATGGCTCCAACTTTCGACAAAGCCTGGGAGCAGGGTGTTCAGCCTCTGATGAACAACGAGATCTCCGAGGAAGAGGCCTATGTGCGGATCACAACGCCCTTCCGGGACTTCATGCTCAGCCAGGTGCGCGAAGAAGATCTCGTTCTCTTTGATGATCTTGCGGCCGGCCGCGTGACAGAAAACGAAGCGGCCTCTGCAGAGGAAGTTGAACTGCGTGTCTTGATCCCGGCTTTCATGATTTCCGAGTTGCGCCGGGGTTTCGAAATCGGATTTTTGATCGCGTTGCCTTTTCTCGTGATCGATATGATCGTCGCAACGATCACCATGTCCATGGGTATGATGATGTTGCCACCAACAATCATATCGTTGCCTTTCAAGGCGTTGTTCTTTGTTTTGATCGACGGATGGAACCTTCTGGTCGGTAGTCTTGTGCGATCATTCTTGTAA
- a CDS encoding MotB family protein, producing MLDGVPNEIVIVRRKNSWEDDQLPHGVWKIAYADFMTALMAFFLVMWLINVTDDSVRRGVAQYFNPVKLASTAPNRKGLNDPEINGDTNEAGTKLFTGKLGGSDAPVDQDENFGDGLDKGHRLEEVVETPEMGGAPASGQFTQTHSESILFTDPYAVLDTLSQKIRVADVREDNPKGIGTGLQKNEGVQGGQAYRDPFDPMFWQFRPGRGVASAEAAPDVSLPGDGTAPSTQALAGEFAFAAPFEDGTQPETGITRQNGNAAPGNGPSNGDYMAEQSGTTSFEFVSNGALPDNGDTTDQVVAHVLGKSLQASSTEVIAEVQTETVIGTGDGEGTYEEDFTESSAEVLVARLSEVLAQTEGTALEETASQITVTREGEGALISLTDDQNFGMFAIGSAEPRPELVKLLERIGKVVAETPGQIVIKGHTDARPFKSKTYDNWRLSSARAHMALYMLTRGGVGKDRFNRVEGYADQDLKVPSDPLAASNRRIEIYLLEGAR from the coding sequence ATGTTGGACGGCGTCCCGAATGAAATCGTAATTGTCCGGCGCAAGAACAGCTGGGAAGACGATCAGCTGCCACATGGCGTCTGGAAGATTGCCTACGCGGATTTCATGACCGCATTGATGGCCTTTTTTCTGGTCATGTGGCTGATCAATGTGACCGACGACAGCGTGCGTCGCGGCGTTGCGCAGTATTTCAACCCGGTCAAACTTGCCTCCACGGCTCCGAACCGCAAGGGCCTGAACGATCCGGAGATCAACGGCGATACCAACGAAGCCGGCACCAAGCTTTTCACCGGCAAATTGGGTGGGTCTGATGCGCCGGTCGATCAGGATGAGAACTTCGGTGATGGCCTGGACAAGGGACACAGACTGGAGGAGGTGGTCGAGACACCGGAGATGGGTGGGGCTCCGGCCTCTGGGCAGTTTACCCAGACCCATTCGGAATCGATCCTTTTCACGGATCCCTATGCCGTACTCGACACCCTTTCGCAGAAAATCCGTGTCGCCGATGTGCGGGAGGACAACCCAAAGGGTATAGGCACAGGTCTTCAGAAAAACGAAGGCGTTCAGGGTGGGCAGGCCTATCGGGATCCCTTTGATCCGATGTTCTGGCAGTTCCGTCCTGGCCGAGGTGTCGCCAGTGCCGAGGCAGCTCCTGACGTAAGTTTGCCGGGCGATGGTACCGCGCCTTCTACCCAGGCTCTGGCCGGTGAATTCGCCTTTGCTGCGCCGTTTGAAGATGGCACGCAACCTGAGACCGGCATTACCCGGCAAAACGGAAACGCTGCCCCTGGAAATGGGCCTAGCAACGGGGACTACATGGCGGAACAATCCGGAACGACGTCCTTTGAATTTGTCAGCAACGGCGCACTTCCCGACAACGGGGATACGACGGATCAGGTCGTCGCTCATGTGCTTGGCAAGTCGCTTCAGGCGTCTTCAACCGAGGTGATCGCTGAAGTCCAGACAGAAACGGTCATTGGTACCGGAGACGGTGAGGGCACTTACGAAGAAGACTTCACGGAAAGCAGCGCCGAGGTACTGGTCGCCCGTCTTTCGGAAGTCCTTGCCCAGACTGAGGGGACAGCTCTTGAGGAAACCGCCAGTCAGATTACGGTGACGAGAGAAGGTGAGGGAGCCTTGATCAGCCTTACCGACGACCAGAACTTCGGTATGTTCGCCATCGGGTCTGCCGAGCCACGCCCGGAACTCGTCAAACTGCTTGAACGGATTGGCAAGGTGGTTGCCGAAACTCCGGGACAGATTGTCATCAAGGGTCATACGGACGCGCGCCCTTTCAAAAGCAAGACCTATGACAACTGGCGCTTGTCGTCGGCACGCGCTCACATGGCTCTCTACATGCTCACTCGCGGAGGTGTCGGCAAGGACAGGTTCAACCGAGTCGAAGGCTACGCCGATCAGGATCTGAAAGTTCCTTCCGATCCTCTTGCTGCCTCCAACAGGCGGATTGAGATCTACTTGCTGGAAGGGGCTCGGTAA
- a CDS encoding flagellar basal body-associated FliL family protein — protein MPNIIEVPFEGARENQRSSGFVAALVLLTLIGGGAGAGLAKYVADYTEEEVHGRLRQQQSFTETLPFSPSTRLQTLEPLVTNLASPQDAWIRLQASILLEDDPDGDVGVLKKKVEDDFLGYMRTLTLSHLEGGIGLQHLREDLTERAQTRTKGQVNEVILESVVIQ, from the coding sequence ATGCCTAATATCATTGAAGTTCCTTTTGAGGGTGCGCGGGAAAATCAGCGCAGCTCCGGTTTCGTCGCGGCGTTGGTGCTCCTGACGCTGATTGGCGGTGGCGCTGGAGCGGGCCTTGCAAAATATGTTGCGGACTATACGGAAGAGGAAGTTCATGGCCGGCTTCGCCAGCAACAGAGCTTTACCGAAACGCTGCCGTTTTCGCCTTCGACACGCCTGCAGACGCTTGAACCGCTCGTGACAAATCTGGCATCGCCGCAAGACGCCTGGATCAGGTTGCAGGCGTCAATTCTTCTGGAAGACGATCCGGACGGTGATGTCGGTGTGCTCAAGAAAAAGGTCGAGGACGATTTTCTAGGCTACATGCGCACGCTTACGCTCTCTCATCTGGAAGGGGGGATCGGTTTGCAGCATCTTCGCGAAGATCTCACCGAGCGCGCTCAGACACGCACCAAAGGTCAGGTGAACGAAGTCATTCTGGAATCGGTGGTTATTCAATGA
- a CDS encoding chemotaxis protein, with amino-acid sequence MIRSLQSLQEQIAQGNSHVMQAQRALLTKMDASFVVLPADAWQEPRNARAAVIHLLSGGHPDVMRYLLSLDPAPAVDRKLMEASLAYVEGREEDMIVLLAAIDPLELPASLGGHVALVKAAPYIRTDPEKAMELLQVASLLMPGTLVEEAALRREVFVAGMTGNVDRFRVLSIRYLRRFRTSVYAGDFRRRFALSLDTLGFVKSEDKFALLDDVLHEFDADSRRGLYLRLARSALLAGHLNVARKATGEALTLTVDGTKENEILKIYLAATRLDPEFITANRDLLWSIDKSILTAQDLAMLDGVYTVLNSVRHFPEPPPNVIGEFNVATNMDAPEDQSWVSADMELANVLLRRTGKSLAQLGEQDER; translated from the coding sequence ATGATCCGGTCGCTGCAGTCCTTGCAAGAGCAGATCGCACAGGGCAACAGCCATGTGATGCAGGCGCAGCGAGCCTTGCTGACAAAGATGGACGCAAGTTTCGTCGTGTTGCCAGCCGACGCGTGGCAGGAACCACGCAACGCGCGGGCGGCCGTCATCCATCTTCTGAGTGGCGGACACCCAGACGTAATGCGGTATCTCTTGTCCCTCGATCCGGCACCCGCTGTCGACCGCAAACTCATGGAAGCGTCGCTTGCCTATGTCGAAGGCAGGGAAGAGGACATGATCGTTCTTCTGGCGGCGATCGATCCGCTGGAACTGCCGGCAAGCCTGGGGGGACATGTCGCACTGGTAAAGGCTGCACCCTACATCCGCACGGATCCGGAAAAGGCGATGGAACTGCTTCAGGTCGCCAGCCTACTGATGCCTGGAACGCTCGTCGAGGAAGCTGCTCTTCGCCGGGAAGTCTTCGTCGCTGGGATGACCGGGAACGTCGATCGCTTTCGAGTTCTCAGCATCCGGTATCTTCGCCGGTTCCGCACGTCGGTTTACGCTGGTGATTTCCGCAGGCGATTTGCCCTGTCACTGGACACGCTCGGATTTGTCAAAAGCGAGGACAAGTTCGCGCTTCTGGATGACGTGCTGCACGAATTCGATGCCGACAGCAGGCGCGGTCTTTATCTTCGGCTGGCCCGTTCCGCCCTGCTGGCAGGCCATCTGAATGTCGCGCGAAAGGCAACGGGAGAAGCGCTGACGCTAACCGTCGACGGCACCAAGGAAAACGAAATCCTGAAGATCTATCTTGCGGCAACCCGTCTCGACCCGGAGTTCATTACAGCCAACCGAGACCTGTTGTGGTCGATCGACAAGTCGATCCTGACAGCGCAGGACCTGGCGATGCTTGACGGCGTCTATACCGTGCTCAACTCGGTCCGGCATTTTCCGGAGCCGCCGCCCAACGTGATCGGCGAATTCAACGTCGCGACCAATATGGACGCTCCTGAAGATCAAAGCTGGGTCAGCGCGGACATGGAACTTGCGAATGTTCTGTTGCGCCGGACGGGAAAGTCCCTCGCTCAATTGGGAGAACAGGATGAGCGTTAA
- the flgI gene encoding flagellar basal body P-ring protein FlgI, translating to MTRLLVFVLAALLALPVSAMSMVRIKDIASLQGVRDNQLVGYGLVIGLKGSGDTLRNSPFTEQSLQSMLDSLGVNVRDARLRTRNVAAVVVTAEMPSFIGQGSTIDVSVSSLGDATSLAGGTLIATPLLGADGQIYAVAQGPVAVSGFSELGQAESLTQGIPTVGRVPNGGLIERDLPAKFSQIPNLVLELSNPDFRTAVRIADAINQFTRERYGIKVAKERDYRTVVLTPPQNISVTRFIAEIEAIRVTPDQIAKVVIDERTGTVVIGKDVQISTVAITHGNLTVRISEAPEVSQPSPFSLNGQTVVVPRTYVDAQESGGQLAVVGGTDLPTLVRGLNRIGLRPTGIIAILQAIKTAGALQAELVVQ from the coding sequence ATGACCCGGTTACTCGTTTTTGTTCTGGCTGCACTGTTGGCCTTGCCGGTGTCGGCAATGTCCATGGTGCGGATCAAGGACATCGCCAGTCTGCAAGGGGTGCGCGACAACCAGCTTGTCGGCTATGGCCTCGTTATCGGTCTGAAAGGATCCGGCGACACGTTGCGCAATTCCCCATTCACGGAGCAATCGCTGCAATCGATGCTCGACAGTCTGGGGGTGAACGTACGCGATGCGCGGCTGCGGACGCGTAACGTAGCAGCCGTTGTCGTGACCGCCGAAATGCCGTCTTTCATCGGTCAGGGATCGACGATCGACGTAAGTGTGTCCTCGCTTGGCGATGCGACGTCACTTGCCGGGGGTACTCTCATCGCTACCCCTTTGCTGGGAGCTGACGGGCAAATCTACGCGGTTGCGCAGGGCCCCGTTGCAGTATCAGGTTTCTCGGAGCTGGGGCAGGCGGAAAGCCTGACCCAGGGGATACCGACTGTCGGTCGGGTTCCAAACGGTGGTCTCATCGAAAGAGATTTGCCGGCTAAATTTTCGCAAATACCTAACCTGGTTCTCGAACTTTCCAATCCGGATTTCCGCACCGCAGTGCGTATCGCCGATGCGATCAACCAGTTCACCAGGGAGCGATACGGCATCAAGGTGGCCAAGGAGCGCGACTATCGCACCGTGGTACTCACGCCTCCGCAAAACATCAGTGTCACGCGGTTCATCGCTGAAATCGAGGCTATTCGGGTGACGCCTGACCAGATTGCGAAGGTCGTGATCGATGAGCGAACAGGGACTGTGGTCATAGGCAAGGATGTGCAGATTTCGACCGTTGCGATTACCCATGGCAATCTGACGGTTCGTATATCGGAAGCACCCGAGGTTTCGCAGCCGTCGCCGTTTTCGCTGAATGGCCAGACAGTGGTTGTGCCACGAACATATGTCGATGCTCAGGAAAGCGGTGGTCAACTGGCTGTTGTCGGTGGAACGGACCTGCCCACGCTGGTACGAGGTCTCAACCGGATCGGTCTGCGACCAACTGGTATCATCGCCATCCTTCAGGCGATCAAGACAGCCGGCGCGCTGCAGGCGGAACTCGTGGTGCAATAA
- a CDS encoding MotE family protein: MPRHLDRGRTFTLLVLAAVSLTFGGQAIAQAPRQKPQARESAIAPVPPQDSELYCKNIAEAASDARIKWQTWKLISLEASLRDRIEELQRKEREFEKWVERREDLLNEVEDQVVSIIGRMRPEAAAAQLQTTDEEAAVGVLLKLKARVASSILDEMEPSRAAQLTQSMMGLTHPEIQRSF; the protein is encoded by the coding sequence ATGCCACGACATTTGGACCGCGGCCGCACATTCACGCTTCTGGTGCTTGCGGCAGTTTCGCTCACATTTGGCGGCCAGGCCATTGCCCAGGCGCCGCGTCAGAAGCCGCAGGCACGCGAAAGCGCGATTGCGCCCGTACCGCCACAGGACAGCGAGCTCTATTGCAAGAACATCGCCGAAGCGGCTTCGGATGCGCGCATCAAGTGGCAGACCTGGAAACTGATCAGCCTGGAGGCAAGTCTCCGGGACAGGATTGAAGAATTGCAGCGCAAAGAGCGCGAATTCGAAAAATGGGTCGAGCGGCGCGAAGACCTTCTCAACGAAGTCGAGGATCAGGTTGTCTCCATTATCGGGCGCATGCGTCCGGAAGCAGCTGCGGCGCAGCTGCAGACGACCGACGAGGAAGCCGCTGTTGGCGTTCTCCTGAAACTGAAGGCCCGTGTTGCCAGCAGCATTCTCGATGAGATGGAGCCTTCCCGTGCTGCCCAGCTAACCCAATCGATGATGGGCCTGACCCATCCCGAAATACAACGGAGTTTCTGA